In Halorubellus sp. JP-L1, one DNA window encodes the following:
- a CDS encoding ABC transporter permease: protein MSRVGRVRSASTAAARSFLRRRVAVFFTFFFPAILVGIFGALVQTDAAGAGLFTKPASYYVPGYVAVVVLFTPLSRVGSEVARHREHNRFEKLATTPLRRWEWLLAQTLVNVGIIGVATVLVLALTTALTGATITLSPLLLVYVPVGVACFCGVGALLGAFADSQDGAVTASNAIGLPLLFLSETFVQPALLPEWFHPIVALSPLTYFSQGLRQAIAPASTDAGTVVLDLGPLAALGVLAVAALGFLAAGALAIPRTD, encoded by the coding sequence GTGAGTCGCGTCGGCCGGGTCCGGTCGGCGTCGACCGCGGCGGCGCGGTCGTTCCTCCGGCGGCGAGTGGCCGTGTTCTTCACGTTCTTCTTCCCTGCCATCCTCGTCGGCATCTTCGGTGCACTCGTCCAGACCGACGCCGCCGGCGCGGGCCTGTTCACGAAGCCCGCGTCGTACTACGTCCCCGGGTACGTCGCGGTCGTCGTCCTGTTTACACCGCTGTCGCGCGTCGGGAGCGAGGTCGCGCGCCACCGCGAGCACAACCGCTTCGAGAAGCTCGCGACCACGCCGCTGCGGCGCTGGGAGTGGCTGCTCGCACAGACGCTCGTGAACGTGGGCATCATCGGCGTCGCGACCGTGCTCGTGCTCGCACTCACCACCGCCCTGACGGGGGCGACCATCACGTTGTCGCCGCTCCTGCTCGTCTACGTTCCCGTCGGAGTCGCGTGCTTCTGTGGCGTCGGCGCGCTCCTCGGCGCGTTCGCGGACAGCCAGGACGGCGCGGTCACCGCGAGCAACGCAATCGGCCTCCCGCTCCTGTTCCTCTCGGAGACGTTCGTCCAGCCGGCGCTCCTCCCCGAGTGGTTCCACCCGATCGTCGCCCTCAGCCCGCTCACGTACTTCTCGCAGGGACTCCGGCAGGCCATCGCGCCCGCGTCGACCGACGCGGGCACCGTCGTCCTCGACCTCGGGCCGCTCGCCGCGCTCGGCGTCCTCGCCGTCGCCGCCCTCGGGTTCCTCGCCGCCGGCGCGCTCGCAATTCCACGGACGGACTGA
- a CDS encoding ABC transporter ATP-binding protein, translating to MTDALVARDVRKAYGDVVAVDGVSLSVAEGEVFALVGPNGAGKTTLVRALTGTTEPDAGTVELLGSVPRRADPERLGVLPQSFAPPERLTGREVVAYYAGLYDDARNVTDVLEAVGVTAAADTSYGDLSGGEQRRVCLGSTLVNDPDVLFLDEPTTGIDPAGRRTVWSRIEEQVAGGTTVVLTTHDMREAQRLADRVGLLADGDLVAVGAPDALVAEHAGAPSVAVTVGATTSTDGEDPVATAMDALSDARLDPDRHGTEVRVRGVEARDVAAVADALDDAGVPYTGLSWREPDLEDVYLELAGEPYEAGRLDGVAGERAGGPTRRAAEPDDDASATVPGGDAT from the coding sequence ATGACTGACGCGCTCGTCGCGAGGGACGTCCGCAAGGCGTACGGGGACGTCGTCGCGGTCGATGGGGTGTCGCTCTCGGTCGCCGAGGGCGAGGTGTTCGCGCTCGTGGGACCGAACGGCGCGGGGAAGACGACGCTCGTCCGGGCGTTGACGGGGACGACGGAGCCGGACGCGGGGACCGTCGAGCTCCTCGGGTCGGTACCCCGGCGCGCGGACCCGGAGCGCCTCGGCGTGCTCCCGCAGTCGTTCGCACCGCCGGAGCGACTCACGGGACGCGAGGTGGTGGCGTACTACGCGGGCCTGTACGACGACGCGCGCAACGTGACGGACGTGCTCGAGGCGGTGGGGGTGACGGCGGCGGCGGACACGTCCTACGGCGACCTCTCGGGCGGCGAGCAGCGGCGGGTCTGTCTGGGGAGCACGCTCGTGAACGACCCGGACGTGCTCTTCCTGGACGAGCCGACGACGGGCATCGACCCCGCCGGGCGACGGACGGTCTGGAGCCGCATCGAGGAGCAGGTCGCTGGCGGGACGACGGTCGTCCTGACGACCCACGACATGCGGGAGGCTCAGCGGCTCGCGGACCGCGTCGGGTTGCTCGCAGACGGCGACCTGGTCGCGGTCGGTGCGCCGGACGCGCTCGTCGCCGAACACGCGGGCGCACCGAGCGTCGCCGTGACCGTGGGCGCGACCACGTCGACGGACGGCGAGGACCCGGTCGCGACAGCGATGGACGCGCTCTCGGACGCGAGACTGGACCCGGACCGCCACGGCACCGAGGTCCGCGTTCGCGGCGTCGAGGCGCGTGACGTGGCCGCCGTCGCCGACGCGCTCGACGACGCGGGCGTTCCCTACACCGGCCTGTCCTGGCGCGAACCCGACCTGGAGGACGTCTACCTCGAACTCGCGGGCGAACCGTACGAGGCCGGACGGCTGGACGGCGTCGCAGGAGAGCGCGCAGGCGGTCCTACGCGACGCGCGGCCGAACCCGACGACGACGCGTCCGCCACGGTCCCGGGAGGTGACGCGACGTGA
- a CDS encoding NAD(P)/FAD-dependent oxidoreductase, translating to MRVLVLGAGYAGLTLARKLERTLPDDVDLVVVDDTGTHLVQHEVHRVVRKPRVAEHITLDLEDVLESATILEGEVVDVDPDANEAHLADGTVLAYDAAAVCLGSETAYYDLPGVREHAIPCKRVSHARRIRESVLDAIALGGHAVVGGAGLSGIQVAGELAALRDEHVNADTDGEATVDENADDDADDASGGGSDLSVTLLEMQDAVAPGFPEPFQRAVHDALEDADVDVRTNATVERATADAVELAGGDAIEYDTFVWTGGIAGTPATGGERVDARADLRVGDSTFVVGDAGEVVDADGEAVPASAQSAIREARVAATNLQKLVEHRRQNDPGAFEPTLERFTFSSPGWLVSVGNDAVAQVGPTVLTGRAAVALKASVGAGYLSGIGDLRNATNLVNDELGLDPGTDDAP from the coding sequence ATGCGAGTGCTCGTCCTCGGCGCCGGGTACGCCGGTCTCACCCTCGCCCGGAAACTCGAACGCACCCTCCCCGACGATGTCGACCTCGTCGTCGTCGACGACACCGGCACGCACCTCGTCCAGCACGAAGTCCACCGCGTCGTCCGCAAACCCCGCGTCGCCGAACACATCACGCTCGACCTCGAGGACGTCCTCGAGTCCGCGACCATCCTCGAGGGCGAGGTCGTCGACGTCGATCCGGACGCGAACGAGGCCCACCTCGCCGACGGCACCGTGCTCGCCTACGACGCCGCCGCGGTCTGCCTCGGCAGCGAGACCGCGTACTACGACCTCCCCGGCGTCCGCGAGCACGCCATTCCCTGCAAGCGCGTCTCGCACGCCCGCCGGATCCGCGAATCGGTCCTCGACGCCATCGCGCTCGGCGGGCACGCCGTCGTCGGCGGCGCCGGCCTCTCCGGCATCCAGGTCGCCGGCGAACTCGCCGCCCTCCGCGACGAGCACGTAAACGCCGACACCGACGGCGAGGCCACCGTCGACGAAAACGCGGACGACGACGCGGACGACGCCAGTGGCGGAGGAAGCGACCTGTCGGTCACGCTCCTCGAGATGCAGGACGCAGTCGCGCCCGGGTTCCCCGAGCCCTTCCAGCGTGCGGTCCACGACGCACTCGAGGATGCCGACGTCGACGTCCGCACGAACGCGACCGTCGAACGCGCCACCGCCGACGCCGTCGAACTCGCTGGTGGCGACGCCATCGAGTACGACACGTTCGTCTGGACCGGCGGCATCGCCGGCACTCCAGCGACAGGTGGCGAGCGCGTCGACGCCCGCGCTGACCTCCGCGTCGGCGACAGCACGTTCGTCGTCGGCGACGCCGGAGAGGTCGTCGACGCCGACGGCGAAGCCGTCCCCGCGAGCGCCCAGTCCGCCATCCGCGAGGCCCGCGTCGCCGCGACGAACCTCCAGAAGCTCGTCGAGCACCGCCGGCAGAACGACCCGGGCGCGTTCGAGCCGACCCTCGAACGCTTCACCTTCAGTTCGCCAGGCTGGCTCGTCTCCGTCGGGAACGACGCCGTCGCACAGGTCGGCCCGACCGTCCTCACCGGCCGCGCCGCCGTCGCACTCAAAGCCAGCGTCGGCGCCGGCTACCTCTCCGGGATCGGCGACCTCCGGAACGCCACCAACCTCGTCAACGACGAACTCGGCCTCGACCCCGGCACCGACGACGCACCCTGA